The following nucleotide sequence is from Lysobacterales bacterium.
CTGGTCGGCGTGTTCGGCATGCCGGCGGAGATCGTGTACACGAAGATGTTTCCGGGCACGGCGCTGGGCGTGCTCGTCGGCAACCTGCTGTACACGCGTATGGCGATCACGCTGGCGAAACGCGAGGGTCGCAGCGACGTGACGGCGATGCCGCTCGGGCTGGATGCACCGACCTCGATCGGCATGGCCTTGCTGGTGCTCGGCCCGGCATTCGCGGGATTTCGCGCTCAGGGTCTCGATGCCGAGGCCGCGGGCCTGCGCACCTGGCAACTCGGCATGGCGGCGCTGGTGATCATGGGCACGTTGAAATTCGCGCTGTCATTTTTCGGCGACGCCGTGCGTCGCCATGTGCCACGTGCCGGACTGCTCGGTTCGATCGCCGGCATCGCGCTGGTGCTGATGGGTTTCCTGCCGCTGATCGAGATCCTGCGCGTGCCGGTGGTCGGATTCGTCGGGCTGGGACTCGTGCTGGCGCTGCTGCTCGGTGCGCCGCGTTTCGCGAAGCTGCCCTCGGTGCCATTCGCGGTATTGATGGGCACCGTGCTGTATTACGCGCTCGGCAGCAGTGGACTGATCGGCGACGCCTTCCATGCACCCCCGTCGCCGCAGTGGCGCTTCGCCTTGCCATGGCCGAACCTCGGCTTCATCGCCGGCTTCGGCGATGCGATGCCCTATGTGCCGCTGCTGATCCCGTTCGGCCTGCTGATGGTGATCGGCGGCATCAACGTGACCGAAAGCGCGCATGCCGCAGGCGATCGCTTCAAGACTCGCGACATCCTGCTGGTCGAGGCCTGTTCGACCCTGGTGGCCGGCGTCTGCGGCGGCGTCGCGCAGACCACGCCCTACATCGGCCAGCCGTCGTACAAGGCGATGGGCGCGGGCCACCGCTACACGTTTGCGACCGGACTCTTCATCGGACTCGGCGGACTGTTCGGCGTCCTGGCGGCCCTGGTCGAGTTCCTGCCCTTGGCCGTGCTCGCGCCGATCCTGGTCTATGTCGCGATCGGGATCTGCGTCCAGTCATTCGAGGCGACGCCGAAGAAATACTGGGCGGCGGTGGTCATCGCCTTCTTCCCGGCGATCGCGCGCATGCTCGCGATCAAGCTGGGCGATCCGAGCTACATCCCGTTCGATCGCTTCGGCGCACTCTACGCTCCGGGTCCGCATGGCCCATCCGAGCTGTTCACCATCGTCGTGCTTGGCAATGGCTTCATCCTCACGTCGATGGTCTGGGCCGCGACCTTCGTTGCCGTCATCGACGGCAAGGCCTGGCGTGCGTCATTTGCACTGGTCGTCGGCGCCGCGCTGACGGCCTTCGGCCTGATCCACTCGATCCGCCCCGATGCGGCGCTGTACCTGCCGTGGCAGCTCGGCCCGGCCGACCTGACGATGGTCCTGCAGTGGACCGCGGGCTATGCGGGGCTGGCACTGCTGCTGCCGCTGATGCTGCGCGGAGATGCGCGTCGCTGAGGGCGTGATCCGCGCTCGCTCCCGTTGCCGTATGTGCAGGTGAACCCGACCAGGACCCTGCCCCATGCGCGCCCGTTTCCGTTCCTTGCTGCTCCTCCTGCCCGCCCTGCTCCTGAACACGGGCGCCCGCGCGGGCACCGTGGACGGCACCATCAATCCGAACTACGGCAACAACCTCGGGCGTGCGGTTGTCGCCGCCTCGCCTGGCTTCGGCACGGCCAATCCGGGGCTGCGCGCGATGGCAACGTCGGTGAGTGGACGGACCTGGCTGTTCGGCGAAGATCGATCGGGGTTGCAGAACGAATTGCTGCTGATCGCGCGACTGGACGCCGCCACCGGGCAAATCGACGCCGGCTTCGGCGGTGGCGATGGCCTGGTCACGGTCGGCTTTCCGGCCGGCATCAACGGTCCGAAAATCGATGGCGCGTTGATCCAGCCGGACGGCAAGCCGCTGATCTTCGGCTACGCCTTCCATCTGCTCGGCCAGGATTACGAGACCGTCGGCCTCATCTGCCGGCTCAATGTCGCCGGCAATTTCGACCTGAGTTTCGGCAGCAACGGCTGCCGGATGATCACCGGTCTGGCCAGTCATCACGAGTCCTGCACCGTGCGCGACCTGGGCTTCGACAACGACAACAACGGGATGATCGCGGTCGGCGGATGCCGCGGCGACGAAGCCGGCGCGACCAACCCGGTGTTCGTCGCCAAGCTCACCGCGAGCGGCGGCTTCGATCCGGAGTTCACCGGCGGCGGCGTCGGCTTTCCAAGCGTGAGTGGCGGCAAGATCGAATTCATCAACGCCCTCAAGGTCCAGCAAAGTGGACGCTTCGCCGCTGCCGCCACCATCTCCGGCATCGACGGCGACTACGACATCGGCGTGCTCCAGTTCAGCAACGACGGCACGCTCGACCCGACCTGGCACAGCGCCGGCGCGCGCCGCGTCCCGATCGACATCGCCGGGAACCTGCATGATTTCGGCATGGGCATCGCCCAGCGTCCGGACGGCCGCATCCTCGTCGCCGGACTGGCCGACGGTCCCGACTACGACGATGCCGTGGTGCTGGTGCAACTGGAAGCGGATGGCGATCTCGACCCGAGCTTCGGCACCGGCGGCATCGCTACCGGACCTGAGCCGCTGACGTTCTCCGTGCAATTCGCCGACGATGTGGTGCCGCTGCAAGTCCTGCACAGCCTGGCGATCGACGATCTTGGGCGACCGGTCGTGCTCGGACTGCTCGCACTCGCCAACGATGTGCGCGTCTATCGTTTCACCGCGAATGGCGCGAAAGATCCGCAATTCGGCGTCGCCGGGCGCGGATTGGTCGACATCGATCACACCGAGGTTCTGGTCGGTCCGTTCGATTCCGAAGACTGGCCCAAGGGCATGATCGTGGAACGCGACCGCATCGTCATCGCGACGCGCTCGGACCGGAATCTCGACAACTTCGCATTCGTGGCGACCACCCTGCAAGCCGCCAACCTGCTGACCGACGGCTTCGAGTGAACGGGCCCGGGCCGGACGGCCCACAGGCTCTCAGCTGCCCGCGACCATCATCTTCTCGAGCAGGATCGATCCGGTGAGGATCGATCCGCGGCGGTCGATGTCGCTGCCGACCGCGACGATGCGCTGGAACATGTCGCGCAACTGACCAGCGATCGTGACTTCGTCGACCGGGTAAGCGATGACGCCGTTCTCGACCCAGAAGCCCGACGCGCCGCGCGAATAGTCGCCGGTGACGGTGTTGACGCCCTGGCCCATCAGCTCGGTGACCAGGAAGCCGGTGCCGAGTCGCTGCAGCATGTCCGCAAAATCGCCACCATTCGTCGAGACCATCAGGTTGTGGATGCCGCCGGCATTGCCGGTGCTCTCCAGACCAAGCTTGCGCGCCGAATACGAGCCGAGGATGTAGCGCGCGAGCACGCCATCGCGGATCAGTTCGCGATCGACGGTCGCCACGCCTTCGGCGTCGAACGCGGATGAGCCGGCGCCGCGCTTGATGTGCGGTTGTTCGAGGATGTTGAACCAGGCCGGGAACAGGCGCTGGCCGACGCTGTCGAGCAGGAACGAGGCCTTGCGATACAAGGCACCGCCACTGACCGCACCGACCAGATGCCCGATCAATGAACGCGCCACGTCCGGCACGAACAGCACGGCGCATTCCTGGGTCGCGATCTTGCGCGGCGACAGGCGGGCCAGCGTGCGCTCGCCGGCGCGGCGCCCCACCGCTTCGGCCGATTCCAGATCCTCGGCGGCGACACCGGTGGTGTACCAGTAGTCGCGCTGCATGCCGTTATCGTCTTCGCCGAGCAGCGAACACGACAGCGAATGCCGGGTACCGGACTCGCGCCCGATGAAGCCGTGCGTGTTCGCATAGACCGCAACGCCACTGCTGCTCGATACATTCGCGCCATCGGAATTGTGCAGGCGCGGATCGAGCGCACGTCCGGCCGCTTCCGAGGCGATGCCGAGTTCGATCGCGCGGGTCGCGTCCAGCGCCCACGGATGCCACTGGTCGAGATCGGGGAAGTAGGTCGCCATGCGACCGGCCTCGGCCAGTCCGGCGCAGGGGTCTTCTTCGGTGTAGCGCGCAATCGCGCAGGCCTGTTCGATCGTGGTCGTGATCGATTCGGCGCGCACGTCGGCGGTACTGGCCGATCCCTTCCGCTTGCCGAAGTAGACGCTGACCGCGACCCCGCGATCCCGCGTGTGCTCGACGGTTTCGACCTCGCCCATGCGCACGTTGACGTTGAGGCCGGCGTCGAGGTTCAAGCTGACTTCCGCCTGCGAAGCGCCGAGGGCACGGCAGCGTGCGAGCACGTCCTCGGCCAGATTGGCGAGTTCGTCCAGCGAGCGTTCGGGCGAATGCGAATGGGAGAGTTCAGCGCTCACGGGCTATCCTTGGATCATTGAATGCGGAGTTCATCGCGATGCACGACGAAAAAATGGATTGGGACGAGTACTACGGCGGACCCAGCCGGAGCATGGTCAAGCGCGAGGCGCTGGACGTGCTGGTGCTCGCCAAGGAACTGGTCGCGCTGTCCGAGCGCGAACTGGCGCGCGTGCCGCTGAGCGATGCGCTGCGCGATCAGGTGCTTGAATCGCAGCGCATCACCGCGAACATCGCACACAAGCGCCAAGTCCAGTTTCTGGCGAAGCAGATGCGCAAGCACGAGGATGAACTGCCGGCGATCCGCGAAGCGCTGGACGCGCCGAAGCAGGAACGTCGTCGCGCGGCGGCCGCGCTGCATCGCATCGAGGAGTGGCGCGACAAGTTGATTCGCGAAGGCGACGACGCCATCAACGAACTGCTGGCCGCAATGCCCGGCGCCGATCGTCAGCAACTGCGCCAACTGGTCCGCACCGCCAAGGCCGAAGCCGCCGCGAACAAACCGCCCGCCGCTGCCCGCCAATTGTTCCGCGCCATCCAGGCCGCGTATGGCGAAGCGATCGAGCCGCGGGACCTGGACGAGATTGTCGCCGACGAAAGCGATGCGGCCGACAACGCGCGCTGAGGTTCGGCGCACGATCGAAGCGCGCCCCTCATCCGCCCTGCGGGCACCTTCTCCCCGCTGACGCGGAGAGAAGGAAAATGGCCGCATGTTCTTCCTTCTCCCCGTGCCAGCGGGGAGAAGGTGGCGCGCAGCGCCGGTTGAGGGGCAAACCATCAAACCCGCGTCCCGCCGACCGTCAGCGCGTCGATCTTGAGCGTGGGTTGGCCGACGCCGACCGGCACGCTCTGGCCATCCTTGCCGCAGACGCCGACGCCACTGTCGAGCTTGAGATCATTGCCGACCATCGAGATGCGCTGCATGACCTCGGGCCCCGAGCCGATCAGGGTCGCGCCCTTCACCGGCCGGGTGATCTTGCCGCCTTCGATCAGATAGGCCTCGCTCGCCGAGAACACGAACTTGCCCGAGGTGATGTCGACCTGGCCACCCCCGAAATTCGGCGCGTACAGGCCGCGTTCGACCGAGGCGATGATCTCGCCCGGATCGGATTGCCCGGCGAGCATGTAGGTGTTGGTCATGCGCGGCATCGGCAGCATCGCGAAGCTTTCGCGACGGCCATTGCCGGTCGGCGTCACACCCATCAGGCCGGCGTTCAACTTGTCCTGCAGATACCCCTTGAGCACGCCGTTCTCGATCAGCGTCGTGCATTGCGTCGGCGTGCCTTCGTCGTCGATGTTCAGCGAACCGCGTCGACCCGGCAGGGTGCCGTCGTCGACCACGGTCACCAGCGGCGATGCCACGCGCTCGCCCATGCGTCCGGCATAGGCCGAGAGTCCCTTGCGATTGAAGTCGCCTTCGAGGCCATGACCGACGGCTTCGTGCAACAGCACCCCCGGCCAGCCCGGACCGAGCACGACCGGCATCTCGCCCGCGGGCGCATCCACGGCCTCGAGATTCACCAGCGCCGTGCGCACCGCCTCGCGCGCCTGAGCATGCGGGAAATCTCCCCCCAGCAACTCCGCGTAACTGATACGGCCGCCACCACCGCCATTGCCGGACTCGCGGCGACCGTTCTGTTCGACGATGACGTTGACGTTGAAGCGCACCAGCGGTCGCACGTCGGCGGCCAGGGTGCCATCGCTGTGTGCGACCAGCACGGTGTCGAGCACCGCCGACAGACTGCACACGACTTGCTTGACGCGAGCGTCGAGCGAGCGCGTGTAGGCGTCGATCTCGCGCAGCAGGGCGACCTTGCGCTCCACCGGAATCGAATCGATCGGGTCTTCGGGCGCATACAGGGCGCGACCCTGCACCGGCGTCAGCGCGCGCTGGGTGCCGTCCTGGCCGGCCTGGGCGATCGCGCGCGCCGATCCGGCGGCTTCGAGCAGGGCCGGCAGCACGATTTCATCCGAATAGGCGAAACCGGTCTTCTCGCCGCTGATCGCGCGCACGCCGACGCCCTGTTCGATGTTGTGCGACCCCTCCTTGACGATGCCGTCCTCCAGCACCCAGCTTTCGTGGCGCGAATGCTGGAAATACAGGTCGGCGGCATCGATGTTCGGCGACATCAGGCGCGAGAACACGCGCCCGAGCTGGTCGGCCGAGAGCCCGCCCGGCGTGAGCAGGCGCGATTCGGCAAGGGCGAGGGAGTTGGACATGCGGCATCCTTCGAATGCGGATATGCCGACATGGTGCCACGCGCCGGCGATTCAACCGTGTGAATCCGGGATAATGCGGCGATTTCCGCCCACGAACGGCCGCCTTCGCCCATGAATTTCCGTACTCAGCTCGACACCCGCTGGCGCGATGCGCAGTCCCTGCTCTGCGTCGGCCTCGATCCTGACCCGAAGCGGATTCCGGCGCATCTGCGCGGGCAGCCGGACGCCGTGTTCCGTTTCTGCGCCGCGATCGTCGATGCGACCGCCGACCTGGCCTGCGCGTTCAAGCCGCAGATCGCCTATTTCCATGCCGCGCGCGCCGAGGAACAGCTCGAACGCCTGATCGCCCATGTTCACGAGCGGCATCCCGGCATTCCGGTGATCCTCGACGCCAAGCGCGGCGACATCGGCGCGACCGCCGAGCAGTACGCACGCGAAGCCTTCGAGCGCTATCGCGCCGATGCGCTGACGGTGAATCCCTACATGGGCTTCGATTCGGTCGAGCCTTATCTGGCCTATCCGGATCGCGGCCTGATCGTGCTGTGCCGAACCAGCAATCCCGGTGGCTCGGATCTGCAGCATCTCGAACTCGCGAATGGCCGCCGACTCTACGAACAGGTCGCCGACCTGGTGGCAGGCGCGTGGAATCGGCATGGCCAAAACGCGCTCGTGGTCGGCGCCACGTTTCCCGAGGAGCTGGCACGCGTGCGTTCGCTCGTCGGCGACCTGCCCCTGCTCGTACCCGGCATCGGTGCGCAAGGTGGCGACATCGAGGCCACGATCCGTGCCGGCGCAACGACAACGGGCGGCCTGATGATCAATTCGTCGCGCGCCATCCTCTACGCGAGCAGCGGCGAAGACTTCGCCGAAGCCGCACGCCGCGTCGCACTCGACACTCGCGACGCGATTCACGATGCACGGAAGCGGGCCCAGCCATGAGCAATCCACCGATCAATTTCAGCTTCAGCTTCAGTCCGCCGGCCGCACCGGCCAGCAGCGGCAATCCGCTGCAGGACTTCTTCAACCGTCACCAGGGCCGGCTGATGTCGAAGTGGACACACTACTTCGATGTCTATCACCGCCACTTCGCCCGCTATCGCGGCACCCCCTGCACGATCGTCGAAATCGGCGTCTACCATGGCGGTTCGCTGGAGCTGTGGCGCGATTACTTCGGACCGCGCGCACGCATCATCGGTGTCGACATCGAGGACCGCGCACGCGCGCTCGCCGCGCCCGGCACCGAGATCCTGATCGGCGACCAGGAAGATCCGCTGTTCCTGAACCAGATTGCCGAACACGCCGGTCGCATCGATCTCCTGATCGACGACGGAGGCCACCACATGCAGCAGCAGATCAACACGCTGCTGCACCTGTATCCGCGCATCGCGCCGAACGGTGTCTACCTGTGCGAAGACCTGCACACGAGCTACTGGGAGGAATTCGGTGGCGGCCTGCGCCAACCGAATACCTTCGTCGAGTTCTCGAAGAGACTGATCGACAAGCTCAATGCGTTCCATACTCGCGACGATGAGCTGGTGCCGGATGGCTACACCGCCAGCACGAACTCGATGCATTACTACGACAGCATGCTGGTGATCGAAAAACGTCCGCGCCAGCCATCGCAGATGGTGCGTGCCGGCGTACCGTTCTTCCCGGACCTCGAAGAACGCCCGGGCAAGGGGTCGGGTGCAGCATGACCTCCCATCTTCCTATCGCCGCGGGACTTGCGGCCATCGCGTGCGTCGGCGCGAGCGGACTTCGCGCCGAAGTCGTCGAATCGATCGACGACGTCACCTACACCGCCTATCCGACACGCGGCCAGACCCTGCGCCAAGCCTTGAACGCCGCCACCCCGATCCGCGAGGACGGCGAACGCTTCCACGGTCACACCAAGTGGAACATCCGCTGGTCGTTCAAGTGGTGGCGCGAGGCCGACGGCAGCTGCCGCATCACCTCGAGCGAGACACTGCTCGACCTGGTCATCACGATGCCCGAACTCGAAGGCGGCGGCGGCGCGATGCAACGACGCTTCGCCGACTTCCGCGACGCGCTGCACGAACACGAGCTCGGTCACGCCGACATCGCACGCGACGCCGCCCACGCGGTGGACGACGCCATCCTCGACCTGCCGGAAATGGACGACTGCGCAACGCTTGAAGCAGTCGCCAACCGCCGCGCCCACGCCATCGTCGACGCGTCGAAACGCCGTCAGAAACAGTACGACCGCGATACCGAACACGGTCGACGCGACGGCGCGAGTCCGGACTGAGTCCGCGCGACCCGCACCATCGTTCGCCTTACGCGACCTTCTTCTCGACGCCGGGCAACTGCGCGGCAATCCGTGCCGCTTCGGCCTTCAGGGCAGCCGGCGTGCGTGCGCCGAACTCGTCGAAGTAGTCGGCGATCGCTTCGAATTCGCGGGCCCAGCCGTGTTCGTCGATGTGCAGCAGCTGTTCCACCGCATGCTCGCTGATCTTGAGTCCGCCGAGGTTCAAGTCGGCGCGCTTCGGCAAGTGCCCGATCGGCGTCTCCACCGCATCGGCCTTGCCTTCGCAACGCTTCAGCATCCACTCCAGCACGCGCAGGTTGTCGCCGAAGCCCGGCCACAGGAACTTGCCGTCGCTGCCCTTGCGGAACCAGTTGACGTGGAAGATCTTCGGCAGGTTCGCGCCCGGGCGATCGAAACTCAGCCAGTGCGCGAAGTAGTCGCCGAAGTTGTAGCCGCAGAACGGCTTCATCGCCATCGAGTCGCGACGCACGACGCCGACGGCGCCGGTCGCGGCCGCCGTGGTTTCCGACGCCATCGAGGCACCGACCAGCACGCCGTGCGTCCAGTCACGCGCTTCGAACACCAGCGGCACCAGCGACTCGCGACGACCGCCGAACACGATCGCCGAGATCGGCACGCCGCGCGCCTCTTCGGCCTTCGGCGTCCAGCTCGGGCAACGCTGCGCCGACACGGTGAAGCGCGAATTCGGGTGTGCGGCAGGACCGTGGCCGGGTGCGTAGTCGTTGCCCTTCCAGTCCTTGGCCGGGACACGCTCGTCCAGGCCTTCCCACCACGGCTGGTTGTCTGCGGTCACCGCGACATTGGTAAAGATCGCCTCGCGATTCAGCATCGCCAGCGCGTTGGCATTGGTCTTCGCGCCCGTACCCGGCGCGACGCCGAAGAACCCGGCCTCCGGATTGATTGCCCACAAACGACCATCCTCGCCCGGTGACATCCAGCAGATGTCGTCGCCGACCGTCCAGACCTTCCAGCCGGCCTCTCGGTAACCTTCCGGCGGAATCAGCATCGCCAAGTTGGTCTTGCCGCAGGCCGACGGAAATGCGGCGGCGACGTAATGCGTTTCACCCTGCGGATTCTCGATGCCGACGATCAGCATGTGCTCGGCCAACCAGCCTTCCGAGCGGGCCTGCCAGGAACCGATGCGCAATGCGTGGCATTTCTTGCCGAGCAAGGCATTGCCGCCATAGCCGGAGCCGATCGACTTGATCGTCAGCTCCTCCGGGAAATGCATGATGAAGCGACGCGTCGGATCGAGATCGCCGGTCGAATGCAGGCCCTTGACGAAGCGACCCTCGCGCTCGATGCGCGCCAGCGCCGGCGCACCCATGCGCGTCATCAGGCGCATGTTCGCCACCACGTAGGGCGAGTCGGTGATCTCGACGCCGCAACGCGCGATCGGCGAATCGATCGGGCCCATGCAGTAAGGAATCACGTACAGGGTACGGCCTTGCATGCAACCGGCGAACAGTGCATCGACTTCGGCATGCGCCTCGGTGGGATGCATCCAGTGGTTGTTCGGGCCGGCGTCGTCCTGATGCTTCGTACAGACGAAGGTCAGGTGTTCCACACGCGCCACATCGGACGGATGCGACCGGTGCAGGTAGCAGTCCGGATGCGTTTCCGGATTCAGCGCCAGCAGGTCGCCCCGATCCAGCATCAACTGGGTCAGCACCTGCAACTCGGCCTCGCTGCCATCGCACCAGTGGATACGATCGGGCTGCGTCAACGCAGCGACCTCTTGGACCCAGTCGTTCAGGGTCGCGAGTTTGGACGTCATGGCGATTGCTCCGTGCCCGATCGGGCCAGAATGGGAATGGGGGATGCGTGCAGGCTAGCCGTCGATATCCACGAGAGCAAGACAATGAGATTCATTCTTGATTGTAAATGCGATTCATTCTCACTAATATCATGACATTCTCAATGTTCCCAAGGACTTGCCCATGAACACCATCCGCCCTGCCGTGTTGACGGTGGCCATCGCGACCGCCCTGTCCTGGAGCAGCCACGCGGCGGCCGACGCGGCGTCATCGCCGCGCCGCCTCGAGCGCACCGAGGTCAGTGGTGAAGCCCAGCCCGACCCGCGCTTCCCGCAGGTAAGCAAGGACGTGGTCGATGGCCAGGTGCTTGCCGGCAAGAAGAGTACCGACGTCAAATTGGCCGAACAGCCGGCGGTCGCGAACAACGAACTGCGCCAGACCTTCGTGCGCGTTCCTGGCCTGCTCGTTTCCGAACAGCAGATCCCGAGCCACTTCAACGTGAACTACCGCGGCCTCGGCGATCCGCATGAATCCGAATTCGTGATGTTCTTCGAGGATGGCGTGCCGCTCGCGAGCGGCTGGTTCGGTT
It contains:
- a CDS encoding DUF615 domain-containing protein is translated as MHDEKMDWDEYYGGPSRSMVKREALDVLVLAKELVALSERELARVPLSDALRDQVLESQRITANIAHKRQVQFLAKQMRKHEDELPAIREALDAPKQERRRAAAALHRIEEWRDKLIREGDDAINELLAAMPGADRQQLRQLVRTAKAEAAANKPPAAARQLFRAIQAAYGEAIEPRDLDEIVADESDAADNAR
- a CDS encoding DUF922 domain-containing Zn-dependent protease, whose amino-acid sequence is MTSHLPIAAGLAAIACVGASGLRAEVVESIDDVTYTAYPTRGQTLRQALNAATPIREDGERFHGHTKWNIRWSFKWWREADGSCRITSSETLLDLVITMPELEGGGGAMQRRFADFRDALHEHELGHADIARDAAHAVDDAILDLPEMDDCATLEAVANRRAHAIVDASKRRQKQYDRDTEHGRRDGASPD
- a CDS encoding class I SAM-dependent methyltransferase: MSNPPINFSFSFSPPAAPASSGNPLQDFFNRHQGRLMSKWTHYFDVYHRHFARYRGTPCTIVEIGVYHGGSLELWRDYFGPRARIIGVDIEDRARALAAPGTEILIGDQEDPLFLNQIAEHAGRIDLLIDDGGHHMQQQINTLLHLYPRIAPNGVYLCEDLHTSYWEEFGGGLRQPNTFVEFSKRLIDKLNAFHTRDDELVPDGYTASTNSMHYYDSMLVIEKRPRQPSQMVRAGVPFFPDLEERPGKGSGAA
- a CDS encoding phosphoenolpyruvate carboxykinase (GTP) codes for the protein MTSKLATLNDWVQEVAALTQPDRIHWCDGSEAELQVLTQLMLDRGDLLALNPETHPDCYLHRSHPSDVARVEHLTFVCTKHQDDAGPNNHWMHPTEAHAEVDALFAGCMQGRTLYVIPYCMGPIDSPIARCGVEITDSPYVVANMRLMTRMGAPALARIEREGRFVKGLHSTGDLDPTRRFIMHFPEELTIKSIGSGYGGNALLGKKCHALRIGSWQARSEGWLAEHMLIVGIENPQGETHYVAAAFPSACGKTNLAMLIPPEGYREAGWKVWTVGDDICWMSPGEDGRLWAINPEAGFFGVAPGTGAKTNANALAMLNREAIFTNVAVTADNQPWWEGLDERVPAKDWKGNDYAPGHGPAAHPNSRFTVSAQRCPSWTPKAEEARGVPISAIVFGGRRESLVPLVFEARDWTHGVLVGASMASETTAAATGAVGVVRRDSMAMKPFCGYNFGDYFAHWLSFDRPGANLPKIFHVNWFRKGSDGKFLWPGFGDNLRVLEWMLKRCEGKADAVETPIGHLPKRADLNLGGLKISEHAVEQLLHIDEHGWAREFEAIADYFDEFGARTPAALKAEAARIAAQLPGVEKKVA
- the pmbA gene encoding metalloprotease PmbA, which gives rise to MSAELSHSHSPERSLDELANLAEDVLARCRALGASQAEVSLNLDAGLNVNVRMGEVETVEHTRDRGVAVSVYFGKRKGSASTADVRAESITTTIEQACAIARYTEEDPCAGLAEAGRMATYFPDLDQWHPWALDATRAIELGIASEAAGRALDPRLHNSDGANVSSSSGVAVYANTHGFIGRESGTRHSLSCSLLGEDDNGMQRDYWYTTGVAAEDLESAEAVGRRAGERTLARLSPRKIATQECAVLFVPDVARSLIGHLVGAVSGGALYRKASFLLDSVGQRLFPAWFNILEQPHIKRGAGSSAFDAEGVATVDRELIRDGVLARYILGSYSARKLGLESTGNAGGIHNLMVSTNGGDFADMLQRLGTGFLVTELMGQGVNTVTGDYSRGASGFWVENGVIAYPVDEVTIAGQLRDMFQRIVAVGSDIDRRGSILTGSILLEKMMVAGS
- the pyrF gene encoding orotidine-5'-phosphate decarboxylase: MNFRTQLDTRWRDAQSLLCVGLDPDPKRIPAHLRGQPDAVFRFCAAIVDATADLACAFKPQIAYFHAARAEEQLERLIAHVHERHPGIPVILDAKRGDIGATAEQYAREAFERYRADALTVNPYMGFDSVEPYLAYPDRGLIVLCRTSNPGGSDLQHLELANGRRLYEQVADLVAGAWNRHGQNALVVGATFPEELARVRSLVGDLPLLVPGIGAQGGDIEATIRAGATTTGGLMINSSRAILYASSGEDFAEAARRVALDTRDAIHDARKRAQP
- the tldD gene encoding metalloprotease TldD, which gives rise to MSNSLALAESRLLTPGGLSADQLGRVFSRLMSPNIDAADLYFQHSRHESWVLEDGIVKEGSHNIEQGVGVRAISGEKTGFAYSDEIVLPALLEAAGSARAIAQAGQDGTQRALTPVQGRALYAPEDPIDSIPVERKVALLREIDAYTRSLDARVKQVVCSLSAVLDTVLVAHSDGTLAADVRPLVRFNVNVIVEQNGRRESGNGGGGGRISYAELLGGDFPHAQAREAVRTALVNLEAVDAPAGEMPVVLGPGWPGVLLHEAVGHGLEGDFNRKGLSAYAGRMGERVASPLVTVVDDGTLPGRRGSLNIDDEGTPTQCTTLIENGVLKGYLQDKLNAGLMGVTPTGNGRRESFAMLPMPRMTNTYMLAGQSDPGEIIASVERGLYAPNFGGGQVDITSGKFVFSASEAYLIEGGKITRPVKGATLIGSGPEVMQRISMVGNDLKLDSGVGVCGKDGQSVPVGVGQPTLKIDALTVGGTRV